From Pseudomonas hormoni:
CAGCACAATCTAAGTTTGTTCAAACATATGGAAGCCCTGCATATCTTCGGGCGCCCCCTGTTGGTTGGGGTTTCGCGCAAGAGCATGATAGGTCAGGCCTTGAATCGCCCGGTCGGAGAGCGACTGCATGGTGGTTTGGCACTCGCGGCGCTGGCTTCATTCAAGGGGGCGCGTATATTGCGCGTCCATGATGTGGCCGAAACCGTCGATGTGGTGCGGATGATCGCCGCAGTGGAATCAGCCGAATAAGAATGATGGAGCACTTATGACTAAGAAATACTTTGGCACCGACGGCATTCGTGGTCGGGTCGGCGTGTACCCGATTACTCCTGAATTCATGCTCAAGCTCGGTTGGGCGGCGGGCATGGCGTTCCGTAAAATGGGCGCCTGTAAAGTGCTGGTGGGCAAGGACACCCGGATCTCCGGGTACATGTTCGAATCGGCGCTCGAGGCCGGGCTGACTTCGGCAGGTGCCGACGTGATGCTCCTGGGCCCGATGCCGACCCCGGCCATCGCTTATCTGACGCGTACGTTCCATGCCGAAGCCGGGATCGTGATCAGTGCTTCGCACAATCCTCACGATGACAATGGCATCAAGTTTTTCTCCGGAAAGGGCACCAAGCTGCCGGATGAAGTCGAGCACATGATCGAAGAGTTGCTCGACACCCCGATGACCGTTGTTGAGTCGAGCAAGATCGGCAAAGTGTCGCGAATCAACGACGCTTCGGGCCGTTATATCGAATTCTGCAAGAGCAGTGTGCCGACCGGCACCAGCTTTTCGGGCCTGAAGATCGTGATCGATTGCGCTCACGGTGCGACCTACAAGGTGGCGCCGAGCGTGTTCCGCGAACTGGGCGCCGACGTCGTCGTGCTTTCCGCGCAACCGAACGGCCTGAATATCAATGACAACTGCGGTTCGACCCATATGGGCCCGCTGCAGGCTGCCGTGCTGGCCGAGCACGCCGATCTGGGCATTGCTTTCGATGGCGATGGCGATCGGGTTCTGATGGTCGATCACACAGGCGCCGTTGTGGATGGTGATGAGCTTTTGTTTATCATTGCCCGCGACCTGCATGAGCGTGACCTGTTGAAAGGTGGCGTGGTCGGGACATTGATGAGTAACCTGGGGCTGGAACTGGCCCTCGCGGATCTGTCGATTCCATTTGTGCGTGCGAACGTCGGTGACCGTTATGTGATTGCGGATCTGCTGGAGCGCAACTGGCTGGTGGGTGGTGAGAACTCGGGTCATATCGTTTGCTTCAATCACACCACCACCGGTGATGCGATCATTGCAGCGTTGCAGGTGCTGATGGCGTTGCAGACGCGCTCCGAGGGACTGGCTCAAGCCCGTCAGTCGTTGCGCAAGTGTCCTCAGGTGTTGATCAACGTGCGTTTCGGTGGTGGTGCGAGCCCGCTGGATCATCCGTCGGTCAAAGAAGCCAGCGAGCGCGTGACCAAAGCCATGGCGGGCCGTGGACGTGTGCTGTTGCGCAAGTCCGGCACGGAGCCGTTGGTGCGTGTCATGGTCGAAGGCGAAGACGAAACACAGGTTCGCGGCTACGCCGAAGAGCTGGCAAAACTGGTTACTGAAGTTTCTGCCTGAATTCGGCTTGCCAGCCATGGTTGTGTTGGGTAACATCTGCGCCCACTTTGACCGACGAGGTACAGCATGCGTCGCCCTATGGTAGCTGGTAACTGGAAGATGCACGGTACCCGCGCCAGCGTCGCTGAGCTGATCAAAGGCTTGCGTAATTTGGCCTTGCCGAGCGGTGTTGATGTAGCGGTATTCCCGTCTTTCTTGCATGTCAATCAAGTGATTGATGGTCTGGAAGGCAAGTCGATCAAGGTCGGCGCGCAGAACGCTGCGGTGGAATCCAAGCAAGGTGCATTGACCGGTGAAGTTGCACCGAGTCAGTTGGCTGATGAAGGTTGTTCCCTGGTGCTTGTCGGGCATTCCGAACGCCGCCAGATCATCGGCGAGAATGATGAGGCACTGATTCGCAAGTTCGCAGCGGCACAGGAATGTGGCTTGATTCCGGTGTTATGCATAGGGGAAACCCTGGAGCAGCGCGAAGCCGGTAAAACTCTTGAGGTTGTCGGGCGTCAGCTCGGTAGCGTCATCGAGAAACTGGGTGTCGGTGTTTTTGCAAAGGCAGTAATCGCTTACGAGCCGGTCTGGGCCATTGGCACCGGGCTGACTGCTTCGCCGCAACAGGCGCAGGATGTGCACGCAGCCATTCGCGCTCAGTTGGCGGCAGAGAATTCTGAGGTCGCACAAGGTGTGCGGCTTCTATACGGCGGCAGCGTGAAGGCGGCCAATGCGGTCGAACTGTTCGGCATGCCGGATATCGATGGGGGGCTCATTGGTGGGGCTTCCCTGAATGCAGATGAGTTCGGTGCGATTATTCGCGCCGCGGGAAACTGAAAAAATGCTGGAAACAGTCGTAGTCGTTTTTCATCTGCTGGGTGCATTGGGCGTAGTTGCTCTGGTATTGCTGCAGCAGGGTAAAGGTGCGGATGCTGGCGCGTCTTTCGGAGCAGGTGCTTCAAATACTGTGTTCGGAAGCCAAGGTTCCTCTACCTTTCTTAGTAAGTTTACTGCTATACTTGCCGCCGGTTTCTTCATAACCAGCTTGGGGTTAGGTTACTTTGCTAAAGAGAAGGCTCACCAGCTGACTCAAGTAGGTTTGCCAAACCCGGCAGTGTTGGAAGTTCCAAAGCAACAACCGGCTTCTGATGATGTCCCGGTGCTTCAAGAGCAAAAGTCGGCTACTCCAGCGACTGACGTGCCTCCAGCTCAAGAGCAAAAGTAAGAAGGGTTTCAAACGTAGTATTGCCGAGGTGGTGGAATTGGTAGACACGCAACCTTGAGGTGGTTGTGCCCATAGGGTGTAGGGGTTCGAGTCCCCTTCTCGGTACCAATTATCAGGAGAGCCCGCTGTTGCGGGCTTTCTTGTAGGTGGAAGGTTACATTGACCCTGTCAAGGATCGGTCGTATACTTCCGCCCCAGCTTTGTCGCGGGGTGGAGCAGTCTGGTAGCTCGTCGGGCTCATAACCCGAAGGTCGTCGGTTCAAATCCGGCCCCCGCAACCAGTTTAAGGAGCCCCTTTTAAGGGGCTTTTTGTTAGCTGGACACTTTCTACGCCGCTGTTCGACGGCGTTTCAAGGATGGGCGTTTCGCCCATTTTTTTATTTTTGCAAAGCATGCACATACATGCACGAGGGGGTTCAGGTGTCGAGCAAGCTAGAAGAGTTGCAGGCCTTGTTGGCCCCGGTGGTCGTGGCCCTAGGCTATGAATGCTGGGGTATTGAGTTTTCGGCTCAAGGTCGCCACTCAATGTTGCGCGTTTATATTGATAAAGAAGGCGGCGTGCTGGTGGACGATTGCGCCATCGTCAGCCGTCAGATCAGCGGTGTCCTGGATGTTGAAGATCCAATCGCCGTTGAATACACCCTTGAAGTTTCCTCGCCTGGCATGGAACGCCCACTGTTCACTATTGAGCAGTTTGCAAAATTTGCCGGTGAACAAGTGAAGATCAAGCTGCGCTCGCCTTTTGAAGGACGACGCAACTTTCAGGGCCTTCTGCGCGGTGTAGAAGAGCAGGACGTCGTGGTGCAGGTAGAAGACCATGAATTCCTGTTGCCGATCGATATGATCGACAAGGCCAACATTATTCCCAGTTTTGACTGAGACGCGGATCCCGCGGATCCAATGGCTTGCGAAAGGCGAGGCGTACGATGAGCAAAGAAGTACTGCTGGTTGTTGAGTCGGTATCCAATGAAAAGGGCGTACCGGCAAACGTAATTTTTGAAGCGCTGGAGCTGGCTCTGGCCACCGCTACCAAAAAGCGGTTTGAGGACGAAGTCGATCTGCGTGTGGAAATCAATCGCCACACCGGTGCATACGAGACATTCCGTCGCTGGACGGTTGTCGAAGAAGCAGACCTGGACGATCCGGCCATCGAAACCTGGCCGAGCAAGGTTGCCGAAACGCATCCTGGCGCCAAGGTTGGCGATGTAGTCGAAGAAAAAATCGAATCCATCGAGTTCGGCCGTATCGCTGCACAGACTGCCAAGCAAGTCATTGTGCAGAAAGTTCGCGAAGCCGAACGTGCTCAAGTCGTTGACGCCTATCGCGAGCGCCTGGGGGAAATCATCTCCGGCACCGTGAAGAAAGTGACCCGCGACAACGTGATCGTCGACCTGGGCAACAACGCCGAAGCGTTGCTGGCTCGTGAAGACATCATCTCTCGCGAAACCTTCCGGGTTGGCGTGCGCCTGCGTGCGTTGCTCAAGGAAATCCGCACCGAGAACCGCGGCCCGCAGCTGATCCTGTCGCGTACTGCGCCGGAAATGCTGATCGAGTTGTTCCGCATCGAAGTGCCGGAAATCGCTGAAGGCCTGATCGAAGTAATGGCTGCCTCCCGTGACCCGGGTTCGCGCGCCAAGATCGCGGTCCGCTCCAAGGACAAACGCATCGACCCGCAAGGCGCTTGCATCGGTATGCGCGGTTCGCGCGTCCAGGCAGTGTCGGGTGAGTTGGGCGGTGAGCGTGTGGACATCGTCCTGTGGGACGACAACCCGGCTCAGTTCGTAATCAATGCAATGTCGCCGGCTGAAGTGGCGGCAATTATCGTTGACGAAGATGCCCATGCAATGGACATCGCCGTTGGCGCAGACAATCTGGCTCAGGCCATCGGTCGCGGTGGTCAGAACGTGCGTCTGGCTAGCCAATTGACTGGCTGGACCCTGAACGTGATGACCGAATCGGACATCCAGGCTAAGCAGCAAGCAGAAACCGGCGACATCCTGCGCAACTTCATCGACGAGCTGGAAGTCGACGAAGACCTGGCACAGGTGCTGGTAGATGAAGGCTTCACCAGCCTGGAAGAGATTGCCTACGTACCGTTGGAAGAAATGCTCAACATCGACGGCTTTGACGAAGAAACCGTCAACGAGCTTCGCGCTCGTGCCAAGGATCGTTTGTTGACCAAAGCCATCGCTACTGAGGAAAAGCTGGCAGACGCCCATCCGGCCGAAGACCTGCTCTCGCTTGAGGGTATGGACAAGGATTTGGCGATGGAACTGGCGGTGCGCGGCGTAATTACCCGCGAAGACCTGGCCGAGCAGTCTATTGACGACCTGCTCGACATCGACGGCATTGACGATGATCGTGCCGGCAAGTTGATCATGGCCGCCCGAGCCCACTGGTTCGAGTAATTAGGCGCGGCCTGAGGAGAGAAGTGCATGACGCAAGTCACGGTGAAACAACTGGCCGATGAGGTCAAAACACCGGTAGAGCGCCTGTTGCAGCAGATGCGTGAGGCAGGTCTGCCGCACACCGCCGCCGAAGAACATGTGACTGACAGTGAGAAGCAATCTTTGCTGACTCACTTGAAAAGCAGCCACAAGGCGAAAGTGGAAGAACCACGCAAGATTACACTGCAGCGTAAAACCACCAGCACCTTGCGTGTTGCTGGCAGCAAAAGCATCAGTGTTGAAGTCCGTAAAAAGAAAGTTTTCGTACAGCGCAGCCCGGAAGAAATCGAAGCCGAGCGCAAACGCGAACTGGAAGAACGTCGCGCAGTAGAAAATGCTGCTCGTCAGAAGGCTGAAGAAGAAGCCAAGCGTCGCTCCGAAGAAGAAGCGCGTCGCCAGCCTGCTGCTGCGCAAACCGCTTCCAACGACGCTGTCGCAGCACCGGTTGCCGTTGCTGAGCCAGTGCGTGAAAGCGCACCGGTTGTTGCAGCTGCACCAGCTCCGTCTGCTGACGTTCGCAACAAGCAGAACGAACAGCGCCGTCCGGACAAACCACGTGCCGACGATAACAATCGTCGCAGCGGTGGTGGCGACGGCGAGCGTAAAAACGCTCCGCATCGTGCCTCGGTCAAAGAGAAAGCGCCTGCTCCACGCGTTGCGCCACGTACTACCGACGAAGAAAGCGATGGCTTCCGTCGTGGTGGTCGCGGCAAGGCCAAGCTGAAGAAACGCAACGCCCACGGTTTCCAGAGCCCAACCGGCCCTGTCGTGCGTGATGTGCAGATTGGCGAGACCATCACTGTTGGCGATCTTGCCAATCAGATGTCGGTCAAGGCTGCTGAAATCATCAAGTTTATGTTCAAACTGGGTACTCCAGCGACCATCAACCAGGTGCTTGATCAGGAAACTGCTCAGCTGGTAGCCGAAGAACTGGGCCACAAAGTGACCCTGGTCAGCGACACCGCCCTGGAAGATTCCCTGGCCGAGTCCCTGAAGTTTGAAGGTGAGACGTTCTCCCGTGCACCGGTTGTGACCGTAATGGGCCACGTTGACCACGGTAAAACCTCGCTGCTCGACTACATCCGTCGTGCCAAGGTAGCTGCTGGCGAAGCCGGTGGTATCACCCAGCACATCGGTGCATACCACGTTGAAACTGATCGCGGCATGGTCACTTTCCTCGACACCCCTGGTCACGCCGCGTTTACCGCAATGCGTGCCCGTGGTGCCAAGGCGACCGACATCGTAATCCTGGTGGTTGCAGCGGACGACGGCGTGATGCCGCAGACCATTGAAGCCGTTCAGCACGCCAAGGCTGCCGGTGTTCCACTGGTTGTTGCAGTGAACAAGATCGACAAGCCGGGCGCCGATCTCGACCGCATCCGTAGCGAACTGTCGGTTCACGGCGTGACCTCGGAAGAGTGGGGCGGCGACACCCCGTTCGTATCGGTTTCGGCGAAAGTCGGTACTGGCGTGGACGAGTTGCTCGAAGCTGTTCTGCTGCAAGCTGAAGTTCTCGAACTGAAAGCGACTCCATCGGCTCCAGGCCGTGGCGTCGTGGTTGAATCGCGTCTCGACAAAGGTCGTGGCCCGGTTGCTACCGTTCTGGTTCAAGACGGTACCCTGCGCCAAGGCGACATGGTCCTGGTCGGTTCGAACTATGGCCGTGTCCGTGCCATGCTCGACGAGAACGGCAAGCCGATCAAAGAAGCCGGTCCTTCCATCCCTGTCGAGATCCTCGGCCTGGACGGTACCCCGGACGCTGGCGATGAGATGAGCGTTCTGTCGGACGAGAAGAAAGCCCGTGAAGTGGCTCTGTTCCGTCAAGGCAAGTTCCGCGAAGTCAAGCTGGCCCGCGCTCACGCCGGCAAGCTGGAAAACATCTTCGAAAACATGGGCCAGGCAGAGAAGAAGACGCTCAACATCGTCCTCAAATCCGACGTCCGTGGTTCGCTGGAAGCGTTGAACGGTGCCTTGAACGGCCTGGGTAACGACGAAGTGCAAGTGCGTGTTGTCGGTGGCGGTGTCGGTGGTATCACCGAGTCCGACGCCAACCTGGCACTGGCCTCCAACGCTGTACTGTTCGGCTTCAACGTGCGTGCCGATGCCGGCGCTCGCAAGATCGTCGAGCAGGAAGGTCTGGATATGCGTTACTACAACGTGATCTACGACATCATCGAAGACGTCAAGAAAGCCCTCACCGGTATGCTGGGCAGCGATGTTCGCGAGAACATCCTGGGTACCGCTGAAGTCCGTGACGTGTTCCGTTCGCCGAAGTTTGGCGCGATCGCCGGTTGCATGGTTATCGAAGGTGTTGTTCACCGTAACCGTCCAATCCGTGTACTGCGTGAAGACATCGTTATCTTCGAAGGCGAGCTGGAATCCCTGCGCCGCTTCAAGGATGACGCTTCCGAAGTACGTGCCGGCATGGAATGCGGTATCGGCGTGAAGAGCTACAACGACGTCAAAGTCGGTGACAAGATCGAAGTCTTCGAGAAGGTTCAGGTTGCTCGCAGCCTCTAACTCGCGCACTTCAAGGGCCACGCCAAGCCGCCGCATGCAGATGCGCGGCACCGCGTCAGGACTCTAAACGCAACGCCCGGTCTGGCTTTTGTCAGGCCGGGCGTTTGCCGCTTTCAGACCCTTCGGGTTTCACCGTGGGGCAGTAACAGGTAACAAGACATGGCAAAAGAATACAGCCGTACCCAACGTATCGGCGATCAGATGCAGCGTGAGCTGGCACAGCTGATCCGTCGTGAAGTCAAAGACCCGCGCGTTGGCCTGGTCACCATTACCGCTGTTGAAGTCAGCCGTGACGTCGGTCACGCCAAGATTTTCATCACCGTAATGGGCCAGGACAGCGCCGAAGACATCGCGCAAAGCATCAAGGTGCTCAACTCCGCCGCTGGTTTCCTGCGCATGCAGCTAGCCCGCGAAATGAAGTTGCGCAGCGTTCCGCAGCTGCACTTCCACTACGACGAAAGCGTCGTGCGTGGCGCGCACCTGTCGGCACTGATCGAGCGTGCGGTGGCTGAAGACAATCAGCACCCGGTTGCGGCAGAAGCCGAAGACACCAAGGAGTAATCGGTGGCTCAGGTCAAACGTATCCGTCGTAACGTCAGCGGCATCATCCTGCTCGACAAACCGCTGGGGTTCACCTCCAACGCGGCGTTGCAGAAGGTCCGCTGGTTGCTCAACGCCGAGAAGGCCGGTCACACCGGCAGTCTCGATCCGCTGGCCACCGGCGTATTGCCGTTGTGCTTCGGTGAGGCCACCAAGTTCTCGCAATACCTGCTCGATTCCGACAAGGGTTACGAAACCCTGGCGCAACTGGGCAAAACCACCACCACGGCGGATGCCGAAGGTGAAGTTTTGCAGGAACGCCCGGTGACCGTTGGTCGATCCGATGTCGAAGCGGCACTGCCGAAATTTCGTGGGCAAATCAGTCAGATACCGCCGATGTACTCGGCGCTCAAGCGTGATGGCCAGCCGCTGTACAAGCTGGCACGTGCAGGCGAAGTAGTGGAGCGCGAACCGCGTTCTGTTACTATTGCGCGCTTGGAATTGCTGGCCTTTGAAGGTGATACTGCGCGGCTGGCGGTGGATTGCAGCAAAGGCACCTATATCCGCACCCTGGTGGAGGATATTGGTGAGCAACTCGGTTGTGGCGCTTACGTTGCTGAATTGCGACGTACCCAGGCCGGGCCTTTCACCCTGGCGCAGACGGTCACGCTTGAAGAGCTGGAAGCGGTACATGCCGAAGGCGGCAACGAAGCGGTCGACCGCTTCCTGATGCCATCGGACAGCGGCTTGCTGGATTGGCCACTGCTGCAGTTCTCGGAGCACAGCTCGTTCTACTGGCTCAACGGCCAGCCGGTACGAGCCCCGGATGCACCGAAGTTCGGCATGGTACGGGTACAGGATCACAACGGTCGCTTCATCGGTATCGGTGAAGTGAGCGAAGACGGGCGCATCGCGCCGCGTCGACTGATTCGGTCAGAATGACCGGACGAGGGTGGCTGTTAACAGGCACGGTCACTACTCATTTTTAGATACAGGGATTTGTCCCTGGCCTGTTGAAGCTGTTTTTCTGAAACAGTTTCCTGATAAAAGGATTGCCTCATGGCTCTCGACGTTCAAGAAAAAGCTCAAATCGTAGCTGACTACCAGCAAGCTGTTGGTGACACTGGTTCGCCAGAAGTGCAAGTTGCACTGCTGACCCACAACATCAACAAGCTGCAAGGTCACTTCAAGGCCAACGGTAAAGATCACCACTCCCGTCGTGGTCTGATCCGCATGGTAAACCAGCGTCGTAAGCTGCTGGACTACCTGAAAGGCAAGGATCTGGGTCGTTATCAGGCTCTGATCGGTCGCCTGGGTCTGCG
This genomic window contains:
- the glmM gene encoding phosphoglucosamine mutase, whose protein sequence is MTKKYFGTDGIRGRVGVYPITPEFMLKLGWAAGMAFRKMGACKVLVGKDTRISGYMFESALEAGLTSAGADVMLLGPMPTPAIAYLTRTFHAEAGIVISASHNPHDDNGIKFFSGKGTKLPDEVEHMIEELLDTPMTVVESSKIGKVSRINDASGRYIEFCKSSVPTGTSFSGLKIVIDCAHGATYKVAPSVFRELGADVVVLSAQPNGLNINDNCGSTHMGPLQAAVLAEHADLGIAFDGDGDRVLMVDHTGAVVDGDELLFIIARDLHERDLLKGGVVGTLMSNLGLELALADLSIPFVRANVGDRYVIADLLERNWLVGGENSGHIVCFNHTTTGDAIIAALQVLMALQTRSEGLAQARQSLRKCPQVLINVRFGGGASPLDHPSVKEASERVTKAMAGRGRVLLRKSGTEPLVRVMVEGEDETQVRGYAEELAKLVTEVSA
- the tpiA gene encoding triose-phosphate isomerase, translating into MRRPMVAGNWKMHGTRASVAELIKGLRNLALPSGVDVAVFPSFLHVNQVIDGLEGKSIKVGAQNAAVESKQGALTGEVAPSQLADEGCSLVLVGHSERRQIIGENDEALIRKFAAAQECGLIPVLCIGETLEQREAGKTLEVVGRQLGSVIEKLGVGVFAKAVIAYEPVWAIGTGLTASPQQAQDVHAAIRAQLAAENSEVAQGVRLLYGGSVKAANAVELFGMPDIDGGLIGGASLNADEFGAIIRAAGN
- the secG gene encoding preprotein translocase subunit SecG, translating into MLETVVVVFHLLGALGVVALVLLQQGKGADAGASFGAGASNTVFGSQGSSTFLSKFTAILAAGFFITSLGLGYFAKEKAHQLTQVGLPNPAVLEVPKQQPASDDVPVLQEQKSATPATDVPPAQEQK
- the rimP gene encoding ribosome maturation factor RimP, with protein sequence MSSKLEELQALLAPVVVALGYECWGIEFSAQGRHSMLRVYIDKEGGVLVDDCAIVSRQISGVLDVEDPIAVEYTLEVSSPGMERPLFTIEQFAKFAGEQVKIKLRSPFEGRRNFQGLLRGVEEQDVVVQVEDHEFLLPIDMIDKANIIPSFD
- the nusA gene encoding transcription termination factor NusA encodes the protein MSKEVLLVVESVSNEKGVPANVIFEALELALATATKKRFEDEVDLRVEINRHTGAYETFRRWTVVEEADLDDPAIETWPSKVAETHPGAKVGDVVEEKIESIEFGRIAAQTAKQVIVQKVREAERAQVVDAYRERLGEIISGTVKKVTRDNVIVDLGNNAEALLAREDIISRETFRVGVRLRALLKEIRTENRGPQLILSRTAPEMLIELFRIEVPEIAEGLIEVMAASRDPGSRAKIAVRSKDKRIDPQGACIGMRGSRVQAVSGELGGERVDIVLWDDNPAQFVINAMSPAEVAAIIVDEDAHAMDIAVGADNLAQAIGRGGQNVRLASQLTGWTLNVMTESDIQAKQQAETGDILRNFIDELEVDEDLAQVLVDEGFTSLEEIAYVPLEEMLNIDGFDEETVNELRARAKDRLLTKAIATEEKLADAHPAEDLLSLEGMDKDLAMELAVRGVITREDLAEQSIDDLLDIDGIDDDRAGKLIMAARAHWFE
- the infB gene encoding translation initiation factor IF-2, which produces MTQVTVKQLADEVKTPVERLLQQMREAGLPHTAAEEHVTDSEKQSLLTHLKSSHKAKVEEPRKITLQRKTTSTLRVAGSKSISVEVRKKKVFVQRSPEEIEAERKRELEERRAVENAARQKAEEEAKRRSEEEARRQPAAAQTASNDAVAAPVAVAEPVRESAPVVAAAPAPSADVRNKQNEQRRPDKPRADDNNRRSGGGDGERKNAPHRASVKEKAPAPRVAPRTTDEESDGFRRGGRGKAKLKKRNAHGFQSPTGPVVRDVQIGETITVGDLANQMSVKAAEIIKFMFKLGTPATINQVLDQETAQLVAEELGHKVTLVSDTALEDSLAESLKFEGETFSRAPVVTVMGHVDHGKTSLLDYIRRAKVAAGEAGGITQHIGAYHVETDRGMVTFLDTPGHAAFTAMRARGAKATDIVILVVAADDGVMPQTIEAVQHAKAAGVPLVVAVNKIDKPGADLDRIRSELSVHGVTSEEWGGDTPFVSVSAKVGTGVDELLEAVLLQAEVLELKATPSAPGRGVVVESRLDKGRGPVATVLVQDGTLRQGDMVLVGSNYGRVRAMLDENGKPIKEAGPSIPVEILGLDGTPDAGDEMSVLSDEKKAREVALFRQGKFREVKLARAHAGKLENIFENMGQAEKKTLNIVLKSDVRGSLEALNGALNGLGNDEVQVRVVGGGVGGITESDANLALASNAVLFGFNVRADAGARKIVEQEGLDMRYYNVIYDIIEDVKKALTGMLGSDVRENILGTAEVRDVFRSPKFGAIAGCMVIEGVVHRNRPIRVLREDIVIFEGELESLRRFKDDASEVRAGMECGIGVKSYNDVKVGDKIEVFEKVQVARSL
- the rbfA gene encoding 30S ribosome-binding factor RbfA, which codes for MAKEYSRTQRIGDQMQRELAQLIRREVKDPRVGLVTITAVEVSRDVGHAKIFITVMGQDSAEDIAQSIKVLNSAAGFLRMQLAREMKLRSVPQLHFHYDESVVRGAHLSALIERAVAEDNQHPVAAEAEDTKE
- the truB gene encoding tRNA pseudouridine(55) synthase TruB, which translates into the protein MAQVKRIRRNVSGIILLDKPLGFTSNAALQKVRWLLNAEKAGHTGSLDPLATGVLPLCFGEATKFSQYLLDSDKGYETLAQLGKTTTTADAEGEVLQERPVTVGRSDVEAALPKFRGQISQIPPMYSALKRDGQPLYKLARAGEVVEREPRSVTIARLELLAFEGDTARLAVDCSKGTYIRTLVEDIGEQLGCGAYVAELRRTQAGPFTLAQTVTLEELEAVHAEGGNEAVDRFLMPSDSGLLDWPLLQFSEHSSFYWLNGQPVRAPDAPKFGMVRVQDHNGRFIGIGEVSEDGRIAPRRLIRSE
- the rpsO gene encoding 30S ribosomal protein S15, whose amino-acid sequence is MALDVQEKAQIVADYQQAVGDTGSPEVQVALLTHNINKLQGHFKANGKDHHSRRGLIRMVNQRRKLLDYLKGKDLGRYQALIGRLGLRR